The following coding sequences lie in one Zingiber officinale cultivar Zhangliang chromosome 2B, Zo_v1.1, whole genome shotgun sequence genomic window:
- the LOC122048112 gene encoding PR5-like receptor kinase, with the protein LIKRYTYTEIKRMTKSFSDKLGNGGYGSVFKGSLQDGRLVVGSLHLVTVKILSETKGNGEDFINEVGSISRTSHANIVALLGFCLERSKRALVYEFMPNGSLDKNDICLALAN; encoded by the exons ttaattaaa AGATACACTTACACTGAAATCAAAAGAATGACAAAGTCTTTCAGCGATAAGCTTGGGAATGGTGGTTATGGTTCTGTATTCAAGGGTTCACTCCAAGATGGTCGCTTGGT ggtcgggtcgttacacttggTCACTGTTAAAATCCTAAGTGAAACTAAAGGCAATGGAGAAGATTTTATCAATGAGGTAGGAAGCATCAGTAGAACTTCTCATGCCAACATTGTTGCTCTTcttggattttgcttggagagaTCAAAGAGGGCTTTGGTTTACGAGTTCATGCCGAATGGATCACTTGATAAGAATGACATTTGTCTTGCGCTTGCTAATTGA